In the Enterobacter cloacae subsp. cloacae ATCC 13047 genome, CCTGCGTCGCTACTGGAGCAACACGAAAAAACGTGCGCGTATCCACCTGACGCCAGCAGAGCGTGAGAAGAAAGACGGCAAGAAAAAGCCACCATTCTGGACGCGTATCGCCCTGATCATTTCCGCCATCGGCGTGGCCTTCTCTCACGGCGCGAACGACGGGCAGAAAGGCATCGGTCTGGTGATGCTGGTTCTGATTGGCGTTGCACCGGCGGGCTTCGTGGTTAACATGAATGCCTCCGGTTATGAAATCACCCGTACCCGTGATGCGGTCAATAACGTTGAAACCTATTTCCAGCAGCACCCTGAACTGCTGAAAAAAGCGACCGGCGTTGACCAGCTGATCCCGTCGCCTGAAGCGGGTGCGACCACCGCGCCGGGCGAGTTCCACTGCCACCCGGCAAACGCGATTAACGCGCTGGAACGTGCGAAAGGCATGCTGGGCGATATCGAAAGCTACGACAAACTGGCCGTTGAACAGCGTGGTCAGCTGCGTCGCATTATGCTCTGCATCTCTGACGTGACCGACAAAGTCGCGAAGCTGCCAGACGTGAATGCTGACGACAAGCGCCTGCTGAAGAAACTGAAAAGCGATATGCTCAACACCATTGAGTACGCGCCAATCTGGATCATCATGGCTGTCGCGCTGGCACTGGGTATCGGTACGATGATTGGCTGGCGTCGTGTGGCAACCACCATCGGCGAGAAGATCGGTAAGAAAGGCATGACCTATGCGCAGGGCATGTCCGCGCAGATGACGGCGGCGGTCTCTATCGGTCTGGCAAGCTACACCGGTATGCCGGTCTCCACCACCCACGTACTGTCTTCGTCCGTGGCAGGTACCATGATTGTTGATGGCGGCGGTCTGCAACGCAAAACCGTGACCAACATTCTGATGGCCTGGGTGTTTACGCTTCCGGCGTCTATCCTGCTCTCGGGTGGGTTGTACTGGATTGCGCTGAAGCTGATTTAATTGGCTGAAGGCGACAAAAAAAGCGGGTCAGGAAACTGACCCGCTTTTTTTATG is a window encoding:
- the pitA gene encoding inorganic phosphate transporter PitA; this encodes MLHLFAGLDLHTGLLLLLALVFVLFYEAINGFHDTANAVATVIYTRAMRSQLAVVMAAVFNFFGVLLGGLSVAYAIVHMLPTDLLLNVSSGHGLAMVFSMLLAAIIWNLGTWYFGLPASSSHTLIGAIIGIGLTNALMTGTSVVDALNLPKVLGIFGSLIISPIVGLVVAGGLIFILRRYWSNTKKRARIHLTPAEREKKDGKKKPPFWTRIALIISAIGVAFSHGANDGQKGIGLVMLVLIGVAPAGFVVNMNASGYEITRTRDAVNNVETYFQQHPELLKKATGVDQLIPSPEAGATTAPGEFHCHPANAINALERAKGMLGDIESYDKLAVEQRGQLRRIMLCISDVTDKVAKLPDVNADDKRLLKKLKSDMLNTIEYAPIWIIMAVALALGIGTMIGWRRVATTIGEKIGKKGMTYAQGMSAQMTAAVSIGLASYTGMPVSTTHVLSSSVAGTMIVDGGGLQRKTVTNILMAWVFTLPASILLSGGLYWIALKLI